A genomic segment from Maniola hyperantus chromosome 4, iAphHyp1.2, whole genome shotgun sequence encodes:
- the LOC117981950 gene encoding tubulin beta-4B chain-like, protein MREIVHIQAGQCGNQIGAKFWEVISDEHGIDPTGAYQGDSDLQLERINVYYNEASGCKYVPRAILVDLEPGTMDSVRSGPFGQIFRPDNFVFGQSGAGNNWAKGHYTEGAELVDPVLDVVRKEAEGCDCLQGFQLTHSLGGGTGSGMGTLIISKIREEYPDRIMNTFSVVPSPKVSDTVVEPYNATLSVHQLVENTDETYCIDNEALYDICFRTLKLTTPTYGDLNHLVSATMSGVTTCLRFPGQLNADLRKLAVNMVPFPRLHFFMPGFAPLTSRGSQQYRALSVPELTQQMFDAKNMMAACDPRHGRYLTVAAVFRGRMSMKEVDEQMLNIQNKNSSYFVEWIPNNVKTAVCDIPPRGLKMSATFIGNTTAIQELFKRISEQFTAMFRRKAFLHWYTGEGMDEMEFTEAESNMNDLVSEYQQYQDATADDEGEFDEELEE, encoded by the exons ATGAGGGAAATCGTCCACATCCAAGCCGGGCAATGCGGAAACCAGATTGGAGCTAAG TTCTGGGAGGTGATATCCGATGAACACGGCATCGATCCGACTGGCGCGTATCAGGGAGACTCCGATTTGCAGCTGGAACGTATCAACGTGTACTACAATGAAGCTTCCGGTTGCAAGTACGTCCCACGCGCAATACTCGTGGACTTGGAACCTGGTACCATGGACTCTGTCCGCTCAGGACCGTTTGGACAAATCTTCCGTCCGGACAACTTTGTGTTTGGACAGTCTGGAGCTGGGAATAACTGGGCTAAAGGACATTATACAGAAGGTGCGGAGTTAGTCGATCCAGTTCTCGATGTAGTAAGAAAAGAAGCTGAAGGTTGCGATTGCTTACAAGGATTCCAACTAACGCATTCGCTAGGTGGCGGAACGGGTTCAGGAATGGGTACCTTAATCATATCAAAGATAAGGGAAGAGTATCCTGATCGTATTATGAACACGTTTTCTGTTGTACCAAGTCCTAAAGTCTCGGACACAGTAGTTGAACCGTACAACGCAACCCTATCAGTTCATCAGCTAGTTGAAAACACAGATGAGACGTACTGCATAGATAATGAGGCGCTATACGATATATGCTTCAGGACATTGAAGCTGACCACTCCAACGTATGGAGATTTGAACCATTTAGTTTCAGCAACTATGTCTGGTGTGACAACGTGTTTACGATTTCCGGGGCAGTTGAATGCAGATTTACGGAAGCTTGCCGTTAATATGGTGCCGTTTCCACGGTTGCACTTCTTCATGCCAGGGTTTGCTCCACTAACATCAAGAGGAAGCCAGCAATATCGTGCGTTGTCCGTTCCTGAGTTGACTCAACAGATGTTTGACGCCAAGAACATGATGGCTGCTTGTGACCCACGGCATGGACGCTATTTAACAGTTGCTGCAGTCTTCCGTGGTCGTATGTCCATGAAAGAAGTGGATGAGCAAATGCTGAATATCCAGAACAAGAACAGCAGCTACTTTGTTGAATGGATCCCTAATAACGTCAAGACAGCTGTATGTGACATTCCTCCACGTGGTTTGAAGATGTCTGCTACCTTTATAGGGAACACCACTGCTATCCAGGAGTTGTTTAAGAGGATATCCGAGCAATTCACGGCTATGTTTAGGCGGAAAGCGTTTCTGCATTGGTACACTGGTGAAGGAATGGATGAAATGGAGTTTACTGAAGCCGAGAGCAACATGAATGACCTGGTTTCCGAATACCAGCAGTACCAGGACGCTACGGCTGATGATGAAGGGGAGTTTGATGAAGAACTTGAAGAGTAG
- the LOC117981952 gene encoding uncharacterized protein: protein MFGFGERVDAAPAGTSGQQSASERRVSTDGPLTEVFKVGIKVPPFYPDEPEIWFAQLEGQFALANITSDTTRFYYVMGHLEHQYAKEIKDVVINPPPTNKYEKLKTELVNRLSASRATKMKQLLRHEELGDRKPSQFFRHLRNLAGAEFPDEYLHTIWISRLPINIQTVLAAQKSASLEEQAELADRIMDIAAPAVQVHATAATVQPASNDDLRKEISELRKQVEALTMKFSNRSRSSSRSRNHQSQRSHSRGRSQSSYRKYPVCYYHTKFGSKAFKCVQPCDYKATENSKGSR, encoded by the coding sequence ATGTTCGGTTTTGGCGAACGCGTCGATGCCGCGCCGGCCGGTACCAGCGGGCAGCAAAGTGCGAGCGAAAGGCGCGTTTCAACGGACGGACCACTTACAGAAGTTTTCAAGGTAGGAATCAAGGTGCCTCCTTTTTACCCCGATGAGCCCGAAATCTGGTTCGCGCAACTAGAGGGGCAGTTTGCGCTCGCAAACATCACCAGTGACACCACACGATTTTATTATGTTATGGGTCACTTGGAGCACCAATACGCCAAGGAAATAAAGGACGTTGTGATAAATCCACCGCCAacaaataaatatgaaaaactCAAAACTGAGTTGGTAAATAGGTTGTCGGCGTCCCGGGCGACAAAAATGAAACAACTACTTCGCCACGAAGAACTCGGGGACCGAAAACCATCCCAGTTCTTCCGCCATTTAAGAAACCTTGCTGGCGCCGAGTTCCCGgacgagtacctacatacaatttgGATAAGTAGACTACCTATAAATATTCAGACAGTCTTGGCCGCGCAAAAGTCTGCATCACTGGAGGAGCAAGCTGAACTAGCGGACCGCATAATGGACATAGCAGCCCCAGCCGTTCAAGTCCATGCTACTGCAGCTACGGTGCAACCCGCGAGTAACGATGACCTACGAAAGGAAATATCAGAGCTAAGAAAGCAAGTCGAAGCACTGACTATGAAATTCAGCAATAGATCCCGTAGCTCGAGTAGGTCACGTAATCACCAATCGCAGCGCAGCCACTCACGAGGTCGATCACAGTCGAGTTATCGGAAATACCCAGTCTGCTACTACCACACAAAATTTGGCAGCAAGGCATTCAAGTGCGTCCAGCCTTGCGACTACAAAGCAACGGAAAACAGCAAGGGCAGTCGCTAA
- the LOC117996959 gene encoding tubulin beta-4B chain-like — protein MREIITLQVGSCGNQIGGKFWEVISDEHGIDPSGCYHGDSDLQLERINVYYNEASGGKYVPRTVLIDLKPTTMDAVRSGPFGCLYRPDNFVCGAAGASNNWAKGHYTEGVEILESALDVIRREAEGCDCMQGFQLTHSLGGGTGAGMGTLLINKIREEYPDRINLSFSVFPSARVSDCVVEPYNATLSVNQLVENTDHTFCLDNEALYDICFRTLKLTTPTYGDLNHLVCATMSGITTCLRFPGQLNADLRKLAVNMVPFPRLHFYTPGFAPLTSRGAQQYRALTVPELTLQMFDAKNMMTACDPRHGRYLTVATIFRGRMSMKEVDEQILNVQNKNSTYFVEWIPNNCKIAVCDIPPRGLKMASTFIGNTTAIQTIFKRISAQFVAMFSRKAFLHWYTGEGMDEMEFTEAESNTNDLISEYQQYQDATADDEGEFDEEEGEEGLE, from the exons ATGAGGGAAATCATTACTCTTCAAGTGGGTTCGTGCGGGAACCAAATTGGGGGAAAG TTCTGGGAAGTGATATCGGATGAACACGGCATCGACCCCAGCGGCTGCTACCACGGCGACTCTGATCTCCAGCTCGAACGTATCAATGTCTACTACAACGAGGCTTCCGGCGGCAAATACGTCCCGCGTACCGTGCTCATTGACCTCAAACCGACTACTATGGACGCGGTGCGCTCTGGACCCTTCGGATGTCTTTACCGCCCTGATAACTTTGTATGCGGGGCAGCCGGAGCCTCCAACAACTGGGCCAAAGGACATTACACTGAAGGCGTTGAGATCCTCGAGTCTGCTCTGGACGTAATACGACGAGAAGCGGAAGGCTGCGACTGCATGCAAGGCTTTCAACTCACCCACTCTTTAGGCGGCGGCACAGGAGCGGGCATGGGCACTTTGCTAATCAACAAAATAAGAGAAGAATACCCCGATCGCATCAACTTATCCTTCTCAGTGTTCCCGAGCGCACGAGTCTCTGACTGCGTTGTGGAGCCGTACAACGCCACTCTATCCGTGAACCAGCTGGTAGAGAATACGGACCACACGTTCTGCTTAGACAACGAGGCACTCTACGACATATGCTTCAGAACCTTGAAACTGACTACGCCTACTTATGGCGATCTAAATCACTTGGTATGCGCAACTATGTCTGGAATCACGACGTGTCTCCGTTTCCCCGGTCAGTTAAACGCGGATTTGAGAAAGTTGGCGGTTAACATGGTCCCGTTTCCTCGTCTCCACTTCTACACGCCAGGCTTCGCTCCCCTCACATCCCGAGGAGCACAGCAATACAGAGCTTTAACAGTACCAGAATTGACTCTTCAGATGTTCGACGCAAAGAACATGATGACCGCATGCGATCCTCGACATGGGAGATATCTGACTGTAGCGACGATATTCCGAGGGCGTATGTCGATGAAGGAAGTCGACGAGCAGATCCTGAATGTACAGAACAAGAACAGCACATACTTTGTTGAATGGATTCCTAATAACTGCAAGATAGCGGTTTGTGATATTCCTCCGCGAGGGTTGAAGATGGCATCTACGTTTATCGGGAACACGACAGCTATACAGACCATCTTCAAGAGGATATCAGCACAGTTTGTGGCCATGTTCAGCCGGAAAGCCTTCCTCCACTGGTACACGGGGGAAGGTATGGACGAGATGGAGTTCACGGAAGCTGAGAGCAACACGAATGACCTCATTTCGGAGTACCAGCAGTATCAAGATGCCACGGCAGATGATGAGGGGGAGTTTGATGAAGAAGAAGGCGAAGAGGGGTTGGAGTGA